A genomic region of Burkholderia humptydooensis contains the following coding sequences:
- a CDS encoding c-type cytochrome, with translation MRRDEDLPERVLPEHVGESKPPLSDHARSQGGLRRTAGAAASVTAHPPAVPALVPLFALTLALSAVVTARADGSPTDDPGEAIYRNGVLSSGAPLQALREGGLRMEGSAVACVNCHRRSGLGAKSGFTSIPPIAGTYLFNPSTLSGERPGMPYVESMRSDRAAYTDVMLARAIRSGIDAQGQRLGYLMPRFALNDDDMAALLRYLKRLDPRPAPGVTDTALHFATITTPDADPVKRHAMLDVLRHYFADKDAFPTGAAPPHPSSDAPASVPRRWQLHVWELGGAASTWEAQLARHLAAEPVFAVISGMGGRTWAPVRAFCERARIPCLFPNVEVPAVRNDDFYSIYFSNGVLLEAGLIASEISRGKHDVAPQTVHEVYRVGDSGEAGAQALATALRARGFDVSRHALMPADRVARVLNGISKNDALVLWLRPADIATLGDAAPTRMVYMSGMVGGLDHAPLPGGWRAVTHIAYPFDMPDRVRRRVDYMLDWAATRHIPIVDQQIQADTFLACVLLEEALGHVTGTYVRDYLVERIEDTLEQRVITGYYPRLTLAPGQRLASKGGYMVRFADSSGTRIVADGAWTVP, from the coding sequence ATGCGCCGTGACGAGGATCTGCCCGAAAGGGTACTGCCGGAACACGTCGGAGAGTCGAAACCGCCGCTGTCGGACCACGCCCGCTCGCAGGGCGGATTGCGCCGAACAGCCGGGGCCGCCGCCTCGGTCACTGCGCATCCGCCCGCCGTGCCCGCGCTCGTGCCGCTGTTCGCCCTGACGCTCGCGCTGTCCGCTGTCGTGACGGCGCGGGCGGACGGATCGCCGACAGACGACCCCGGCGAGGCGATCTATCGCAACGGGGTACTGAGCTCCGGCGCGCCACTTCAAGCGCTGCGCGAAGGCGGATTGCGCATGGAAGGCTCCGCGGTCGCCTGCGTCAACTGCCATCGGCGCAGCGGCCTCGGAGCCAAATCGGGATTCACGTCGATCCCGCCGATCGCCGGAACGTATCTGTTCAATCCGAGCACGCTGAGTGGCGAGCGTCCCGGCATGCCGTACGTAGAGAGCATGCGCAGCGATCGCGCCGCCTATACCGACGTGATGCTCGCCCGCGCGATCCGCAGCGGAATCGATGCACAAGGCCAACGCCTTGGCTACTTGATGCCGCGCTTCGCGTTGAACGACGACGACATGGCGGCGCTGCTTCGCTATTTGAAACGCCTCGATCCGCGGCCCGCGCCGGGCGTCACCGACACCGCCCTCCATTTCGCGACGATCACGACGCCGGACGCCGATCCGGTGAAGCGCCACGCAATGCTCGACGTGCTGCGGCACTACTTCGCCGACAAGGACGCATTCCCGACGGGCGCGGCCCCACCGCATCCGTCGAGCGACGCGCCAGCCTCGGTTCCGCGTCGCTGGCAACTGCATGTCTGGGAACTGGGCGGCGCGGCATCGACGTGGGAGGCGCAACTCGCTCGGCATCTGGCCGCCGAACCAGTGTTCGCGGTGATATCTGGGATGGGCGGGCGGACCTGGGCGCCCGTTCGCGCGTTCTGCGAACGCGCCCGTATTCCGTGCCTGTTTCCTAACGTCGAGGTACCGGCCGTCCGCAACGACGACTTCTATTCGATCTACTTCTCGAACGGTGTACTGCTGGAGGCCGGACTGATCGCCTCCGAAATCTCCCGGGGCAAACACGACGTCGCACCACAAACGGTCCACGAAGTGTATCGGGTCGGCGACAGCGGCGAGGCGGGCGCGCAAGCGCTCGCCACTGCCTTGCGGGCACGGGGATTCGACGTGTCTCGCCATGCGCTGATGCCAGCCGATCGCGTCGCGAGGGTGTTGAACGGCATCTCGAAAAACGATGCGCTCGTGCTGTGGCTGCGCCCCGCCGATATTGCGACGTTGGGTGACGCGGCGCCAACGCGAATGGTCTACATGTCCGGCATGGTGGGCGGCCTCGATCATGCGCCGCTGCCCGGCGGCTGGCGTGCGGTCACGCACATCGCGTATCCGTTCGACATGCCCGATCGTGTGCGCCGACGCGTCGACTACATGCTCGACTGGGCAGCCACCAGGCACATCCCGATCGTCGATCAACAGATTCAAGCGGACACCTTCCTGGCGTGCGTGTTGCTCGAAGAAGCACTGGGCCACGTGACCGGAACCTACGTTCGTGACTATCTCGTCGAGCGCATCGAAGACACGCTCGAACAGCGCGTGATCACCGGCTACTATCCGCGCCTGACGCTTGCACCGGGACAGCGCCTCGCATCGAAAGGCGGCTACATGGTCCGCTTCGCGGACTCGAGCGGCACCCGCATCGTGGCCGACGGAGCGTGGACCGTCCCGTAG
- a CDS encoding SCO family protein: MNMVGKLSIFANTLIAAGTLTLIGHSASAQEDMHAHHHMMMSSTKTSTVAYTVPAVTLVRDDGKTVALKDELDDGRPVVLTFIYTTCTSICPVISQTLSQFQHELGADRDKVHIVSISIDPENDTPARLREYAAKFGAGPEWQHYTGTVAASVVAQKAFNVYRQDKMDHNPVLLLRATPGKSWLRIDGFATADDLLHFYHSLIASD; encoded by the coding sequence ATGAACATGGTCGGGAAGCTTTCCATATTCGCCAACACGCTGATCGCGGCCGGCACACTCACGCTCATCGGACATTCGGCATCGGCTCAAGAAGACATGCATGCACATCATCACATGATGATGTCGAGCACGAAGACATCGACGGTGGCATACACTGTCCCGGCCGTGACGCTCGTACGCGACGACGGCAAGACCGTTGCACTGAAGGACGAACTCGACGACGGACGTCCGGTCGTGCTGACGTTCATCTATACCACCTGCACGTCGATCTGCCCGGTGATCAGTCAGACGCTGTCGCAGTTCCAGCACGAACTCGGCGCGGACCGCGACAAAGTCCATATCGTGTCAATTTCGATCGATCCGGAAAACGACACGCCTGCGCGCCTTCGCGAGTATGCAGCGAAGTTCGGTGCAGGACCGGAGTGGCAACACTACACTGGAACGGTGGCGGCGAGCGTTGTCGCGCAGAAAGCCTTCAACGTGTACCGGCAGGACAAGATGGATCACAACCCGGTCCTGCTACTACGTGCAACGCCGGGCAAATCATGGCTTCGGATCGACGGATTCGCGACCGCTGACGATCTACTGCATTTTTACCACTCGCTCATAGCATCCGATTAA
- a CDS encoding S53 family peptidase — MERHSLRHSLGMLTVMATLALTTAAPFAQQTNRPSRGFTRPPFHLQRHTAASPGGLSPAQIRNFYGFDQLPRDYRGSGQVIAIVDAYDNPNAEADLDAFSRNFGLPPCNAANRCFAKIYATADRSRPPADAGWALESSLDVQWAHAIAPDAKIVLIEAASNALTDMMSAVATAVAAPPEGAGAKVVSMSWGGNEFLSETQFDGQFTSANGVSFVAASGDGGNAVDYPAASPYVLGVGATTLVTDASGRYVAETAWSGSGGGQSAIESEPPYQASYRIPFDSPGVRGVPDVAYAGDPASGFAIYDSYGYGGQRGWFVVGGTSAGAPQWSGLLAIANGVRVQRGKSTLNAVSAVEAVLYRIASASYQTTFYDVTSGANGTCGALCDAMPGYDYVTGLGRPIAGNLVQALIDAP, encoded by the coding sequence ATGGAACGACACTCGCTACGTCATTCGCTTGGCATGCTTACCGTAATGGCGACCCTCGCGCTCACGACGGCTGCGCCGTTTGCACAGCAAACGAATCGGCCGTCTCGCGGCTTCACGCGTCCGCCGTTCCATCTGCAACGACATACGGCCGCGAGCCCGGGCGGCCTTTCTCCGGCGCAGATCCGGAATTTCTACGGATTCGATCAGTTGCCGCGCGATTACCGCGGCAGTGGACAAGTCATCGCGATCGTCGACGCTTACGACAACCCCAACGCCGAGGCGGATCTCGACGCGTTCAGCCGCAACTTCGGCCTGCCGCCCTGCAATGCGGCCAACCGATGCTTCGCCAAGATCTATGCCACAGCCGATCGAAGCCGTCCGCCCGCGGATGCCGGCTGGGCGCTAGAAAGTTCGCTCGACGTCCAGTGGGCCCATGCGATCGCACCCGACGCGAAGATCGTGCTGATCGAAGCGGCATCCAATGCCTTGACCGACATGATGAGCGCGGTGGCCACGGCGGTCGCGGCGCCGCCCGAAGGCGCCGGCGCGAAAGTCGTGTCGATGAGTTGGGGCGGCAACGAGTTTCTGTCGGAAACGCAATTTGACGGCCAGTTCACGAGCGCGAACGGCGTGTCGTTCGTCGCCGCGTCCGGCGACGGGGGGAACGCCGTCGACTACCCCGCCGCATCGCCGTATGTGCTCGGGGTCGGCGCGACGACGCTCGTCACCGACGCGAGCGGTCGTTATGTCGCCGAAACCGCGTGGTCCGGAAGCGGCGGCGGCCAGAGCGCAATCGAATCCGAGCCACCGTATCAGGCAAGCTATCGGATTCCGTTCGACTCGCCCGGCGTGCGAGGCGTGCCCGACGTCGCCTACGCGGGAGACCCGGCGTCGGGTTTCGCGATATACGATTCGTACGGCTACGGCGGGCAGCGCGGCTGGTTCGTGGTCGGCGGAACGAGCGCGGGCGCGCCTCAATGGTCGGGCCTGCTCGCGATCGCGAACGGCGTCCGGGTCCAGCGCGGCAAATCCACGCTGAATGCAGTCAGTGCCGTCGAAGCGGTCCTGTACCGCATCGCGTCCGCTTCATACCAAACGACTTTCTACGACGTCACGAGCGGCGCGAACGGCACATGCGGCGCATTGTGCGACGCGATGCCCGGCTACGACTACGTCACCGGGCTCGGACGTCCGATCGCCGGCAATCTGGTGCAAGCGCTGATCGATGCGCCGTGA
- a CDS encoding polysaccharide deacetylase family protein — protein MLVKSIRFLRTCLILCSLCLAIVPGRANAASNQLLLLLPDNFTLTDPRVSAWFDAASEEGLQLSVMYDSQFEQAGTSLQEYRGLILPDQVHTVADDALVTAIQNYVLNGGHVMLVYDFGVLTSTGFYSVPQSRFSSMAGVSYVLYNSLGGNMIGLGPVTGMGSTLRTLQVPPGKSMTWPTSTGSTTATVTTSASVSVAASSAQVLYLRPSPTNPGGLAGYNHNAYFNYKTENGLATNISLNLGRVSKGAKVKSGTYTATSTKSKTASTPTTSTGTSALATTTTAATTDVLEGISGYVYGFLTYPSFVTQGTYSGTALLTSPNFGLVAGYNPYGSGGVLFVNMPLSYLEGQTDGMPLHGFLHYFTTSVLSMPHLSLEPKAQAGMVLNWHFCAEEMIQPALYLKSLGIWNNGPFSIVVTAGPDDAAIGDGLGINLTNNTQAEQLMQYLLGLGHNIGSHGGWDHDYWGANASETDQSTFQQYLTLNHQAVQSVTGKPDVEWAAPEGNTPTWAATWLESNGYSGYYFTGHTGMAQTRAYRNGALLNPGIWAFPVMPFGKYATFEEFQEFGVSTTDVTNWYESLMNFVVANRTTRLIYMHPLGASWYPNILTTIFSYANTLIATGQYKWYTMDQLTQFDRRRLLVTWTATDTGSGWSFSASQPTSLQDMTWLLPKNAYQLPVVTGGSATVVTTDPTNWLVIAGAGTALTFTSAKVQ, from the coding sequence ATGCTGGTCAAGTCGATTCGATTCCTCAGGACGTGCCTGATCCTGTGTTCTCTATGTCTCGCCATCGTCCCCGGACGAGCAAACGCGGCGTCGAATCAGTTGCTGCTGCTGCTGCCGGACAACTTCACGCTCACCGATCCGCGCGTGTCCGCCTGGTTCGACGCGGCGTCGGAAGAAGGCTTGCAGCTTTCTGTCATGTACGACAGCCAGTTCGAACAGGCAGGCACGTCGCTCCAGGAGTATAGAGGCCTGATCCTGCCCGATCAGGTTCATACGGTAGCCGACGACGCGCTCGTGACGGCCATCCAGAACTACGTGCTCAACGGTGGCCACGTGATGCTGGTCTACGATTTCGGCGTCCTCACATCGACCGGCTTTTATTCCGTCCCGCAGTCGAGGTTCAGCTCGATGGCGGGCGTCAGTTACGTTCTCTACAATTCGCTGGGCGGCAACATGATCGGACTGGGGCCTGTGACAGGCATGGGCAGCACGTTGCGTACGCTCCAGGTTCCGCCCGGAAAGTCGATGACTTGGCCTACCAGCACGGGTTCGACCACGGCTACCGTCACAACGTCGGCGTCCGTATCCGTTGCCGCGTCGTCCGCTCAAGTGCTCTATCTGCGGCCGAGCCCGACCAATCCGGGCGGGCTTGCCGGCTACAACCACAACGCGTACTTCAACTACAAGACCGAGAACGGCCTCGCAACCAACATCAGCCTGAATCTCGGTCGCGTGTCCAAAGGAGCGAAGGTCAAGTCCGGCACCTATACCGCGACGTCGACCAAGAGCAAGACCGCATCGACACCGACGACTTCCACCGGAACGTCCGCGCTCGCCACGACAACGACCGCCGCGACGACGGACGTGCTCGAAGGCATCTCGGGCTATGTGTACGGCTTCCTCACGTATCCGAGCTTCGTCACGCAGGGCACGTACAGCGGCACGGCCTTGCTGACTTCGCCGAACTTCGGCCTCGTCGCCGGCTACAACCCGTACGGCAGCGGCGGCGTGCTGTTCGTGAACATGCCGCTCAGCTACCTCGAAGGGCAGACCGACGGCATGCCGCTCCACGGCTTCCTGCACTACTTCACGACGAGCGTGTTATCGATGCCGCATCTGTCGCTCGAACCGAAGGCGCAAGCGGGGATGGTGCTCAACTGGCACTTCTGCGCGGAAGAAATGATCCAGCCGGCGCTATACCTGAAGTCGCTCGGCATCTGGAACAACGGTCCGTTTTCGATCGTCGTGACGGCTGGCCCCGACGATGCCGCAATAGGCGACGGCCTCGGCATCAATCTGACCAACAACACGCAGGCAGAGCAGTTGATGCAGTATCTGCTCGGCCTCGGACACAACATCGGCAGTCATGGCGGGTGGGATCACGACTACTGGGGCGCCAATGCGAGCGAGACCGATCAGAGCACGTTCCAGCAGTACCTCACGCTGAATCATCAGGCGGTGCAGTCGGTCACCGGCAAGCCCGACGTCGAATGGGCAGCGCCGGAAGGTAACACCCCGACGTGGGCCGCGACCTGGCTCGAGAGCAACGGCTATTCGGGCTACTACTTCACCGGCCACACCGGCATGGCACAGACCCGCGCGTACCGCAACGGTGCGCTGCTGAATCCCGGCATCTGGGCGTTCCCGGTCATGCCGTTCGGCAAGTACGCGACGTTCGAGGAGTTCCAGGAGTTCGGCGTATCGACGACGGACGTCACGAACTGGTACGAGTCACTGATGAACTTCGTCGTCGCCAATCGCACGACCCGGCTCATCTACATGCACCCGCTCGGCGCGTCGTGGTACCCGAACATACTCACGACCATCTTCAGCTATGCGAACACGCTGATCGCGACCGGGCAGTACAAGTGGTACACAATGGACCAGTTGACACAGTTCGACAGGCGGCGCCTGCTCGTCACATGGACGGCGACCGATACGGGCAGCGGTTGGTCGTTCAGCGCGTCACAGCCGACGAGCCTGCAGGACATGACGTGGCTGCTGCCGAAGAACGCTTATCAATTGCCGGTCGTGACCGGGGGATCCGCCACGGTCGTGACGACCGACCCGACCAATTGGCTCGTGATCGCCGGCGCGGGAACGGCCTTGACGTTCACGAGCGCCAAAGTCCAATAG